The following proteins are co-located in the Primulina tabacum isolate GXHZ01 chromosome 11, ASM2559414v2, whole genome shotgun sequence genome:
- the LOC142518225 gene encoding protein NRT1/ PTR FAMILY 4.5-like has protein sequence MQGENMETGYDILSPSKVNNGKGGFRAASFVFVLAALDNMGFVANLVSLVLYFSYKMHFDLSNAANALTNLMGSAFLLSIIGGLISDTYINRFKTCLIFGSLECIALSMMTIQAHGDNLLPKPCGKSSCIRGGIAVYFYTSLCILALGIGGVKGSLPALGADQFDAKNPKEAKGLASYFNWLLLSSVVGSSIGVTVIVWFATNKNNQNWWKGFLTCAIGSSVGFIFLAVGKPFYRLQVPRESPLVRIIQVVVVAIKNRGLSLPVGTSELYEMNDKDSDPTAQKIVHTNQFRWLDKAAILHRNAEPSPWKVCTITQVEEVKILTRMLPIIASTILLNTCMAQLQTFSVQQGYRMDPHLGSFQVPAASIPIIPLLFMIILIPIYDRIFVPFIRNFTKHPSGITQLQRIGVGLVLSALSMAIAAVIEVKRRNQSLKNPLKPISLFWLAFQYGIFGIADMFTLVGSLEFFYKEAPAGMRSLSTSFTYISQSFGYFLSSVFVSAINSVTKRISPSKQGWLYGQDLDKNNLNLFFWFLAILSGLNFLCFLYFATWYEYKNNDANVGDKNAVPTSQSINPLFKAVAEEDPLKAVNGGSAVELTNGKD, from the exons ATG CAGGGGGAAAACATGGAGACAGGGTACGACATTCTAAGCCCATCGAAAGTCAACAATGGGAAAGGAGGATTCAGAGCAGCTTCCTTCGTTTTCG TTTTGGCGGCATTGGACAATATGGGTTTTGTTGCCAATTTAGTGAGCTTGGTTCTCTACTTCTCGTACAAGATGCACTTTGATCTGTCTAATGCAGCAAACGCTCTCACAAATCTCATGGGATCAGCTTTCTTGTTGTCAATTATTGGTGGTTTGATCTCAGATACTTACATTAACAGATTCAAGACTTGCCTAATCTTCGGCTCTCTTGAATGTATT GCTCTATCAATGATGACAATTCAAGCTCATGGTGATAATTTACTACCAAAACCTTGCGGAAAGTCAAGTTGCATTCGAGGTGGAATTGCTGTCTATTTCTACACGTCGTTGTGTATCTTGGCGTTAGGTATTGGTGGGGTAAAGGGTTCTCTTCCTGCACTTGGTGCTGACCAATTCGATGCCAAAAACCCGAAAGAAGCCAAGGGTCTTGCTAGCTATTTCAACTGGCTCTTGCTTAGTTCTGTTGTTGGTTCGTCAATTGGTGTTACTGTCATTGTTTGGTTTGCCACTAATAAGAACAATCAGAATTGGTGGAAGGGATTTCTTACTTGTGCTATTGGTTCATCAGTCGGATTTATCTTTCTCGCGGTTGGGAAACCGTTCTATCGCCTTCAAGTCCCGCGAGAAAGCCCTCTTGTAAGAATTATACAG GTTGTAGTTGTGGCAATAAAAAATCGTGGGTTGTCACTTCCAGTGGGCACTAGTGAGCTATATGAGATGAACGACAAAGATTCAGACCCAACAGCTCAAAAAATTGTTCATACCAATCAATTTAG GTGGCTGGACAAAGCAGCGATTCTTCATCGAAATGCCGAGCCCTCCCCTTGGAAAGTTTGCACAATAACACAAGTGGAAGAAGTAAAAATCCTAACTAGAATGTTGCCAATTATTGCTAGTACAATCCTGCTTAACACATGCATGGCACAGCTACAAACATTCTCAGTTCAACAAGGCTATCGAATGGATCCCCATCTTGGTTCTTTCCAAGTTCCAGCCGCTTCAATCCCCATCATCCCATTACTCTTTATGATCATCCTTATTCCAATCTACGACCGTATTTTTGTACCCTTTATTCGTAATTTCACAAAGCATCCATCTGGAATCACACAGCTTCAAAGAATAGGTGTTGGCCTAGTTCTCTCAGCTCTGTCCATGGCCATCGCCGCAGTTATAGAAGTTAAGAGAAGAAATCAATCTTTGAAGAATCCGTTGAAGCCCATTAGTCTTTTTTGGTTGGCATTTCAATACGGGATATTCGGTATTGCTGATATGTTTACTTTAGTGGGATCGCTTGAATTTTTCTACAAAGAAGCTCCTGCTGGCATGAGGTCACTTTCAACCTCTTTCACGTATATATCACAATCTTTTGGGTATTTCTTGAGCAGTGTTTTCGTGAGTGCTATAAATTCAGTTACGAAAAGAATCTCGCCAAGCAAACAAGGTTGGTTGTATGGACAAGATTTGGACAAGAACAATTTGAATTTGTTCTTTTGGTTCTTGGCAATCTTGAGCGGGCTCAACTTTCTCTGCTTTCTGTATTTTGCAACATGGTACGAATACAAAAACAATGACGCAAATGTAGGCGATAAGAATGCTGTTCCAACTTCCCAGTCCATCAATCCTCTCTTCAAGGCAGTGGCGGAAGAGGATCCGTTGAAGGCTGTAAATGGTGGCTCTGCCGTTGAGCTAACGAATGGGAAAGATTAA